Proteins found in one Rhipicephalus microplus isolate Deutch F79 unplaced genomic scaffold, USDA_Rmic scaffold_34, whole genome shotgun sequence genomic segment:
- the LOC142786824 gene encoding uncharacterized protein LOC142786824: MTDSDLRGQREAFVAFVNVGCVGVFVREITDRADAMPSGGPSYGSYCCVSWCFNNGRTHKKPGTSFFRIPRDGRMKAWIQYAGRDDLLSKPASLLYATYRVCSDHFTAQSFMDPGHTRLTRMAVPSVQPAAPCSLSVASSSDCDMAAEAALQGPAVEASKSGSHTLRCPDEQGGSSLVAGERISADFVLPEKTLTSHSALTKGTCVTGKLPLTRLFRQHCPRH; this comes from the exons atgactgacagcgaccTCCGtggacagcgagaagctttcgtcgctttcgtcaacgtcggctgcgtcggcgttttcgtgcgtgagataacag accgcgctgacgccatgccgtccggcggtccaagctacggcagctactgctgtgtatcgtggtgcttcaacaatggcagaacccacaagaagcctgggacgagtttcttccgcataccacgggacggcag gatgaaagcatggattcagtatgctggacgcgatgatctccttagtaagccggccagcctattgtacgcaacgtacagggtttgtagcgaccattttactgctcaaagtttcatggaccctgggcacacaaggcttacaagaatggctgttcccagtgtgcaaccagctgcaccat gttctctgagcgtcgcttcaagtagtgactgtgacatggctgcagaagctgcactgcaag gacctgcggtagaggcttcaaaaagcggctcccacacattgaggtgccccgatgagcagg gtggcagctcccttgtagctggtgaaagaatttccgctgacttcgtcttgccggagaaaactttaaccagtcattcagctctcacaaaaggaacttgtgtgaccggtaaatt gccgctcacaagattgttccgacagcactgtccgaggcactga
- the LOC142786825 gene encoding uncharacterized protein LOC142786825 has protein sequence MPSGGSSYGSYCCVSWCFNNGRTHEKPGTSFLRIPWDGRMKAWMQYAGRDDLLSSLSVASSSDCDMAAEAALQGPAVEASKSGSHTLRCPDEQGGSSLVAGERISADFVLPEKTLTSHSAVTKGTCVTGRSQDCSDSTVRGTEQASQNPPEDVSANSSTPECPRENSDYAFIAAVFNVLFYV, from the exons atgccgtcggGCGGttcaagctacggcagctactgctgtgtatcgtggtgcttcaacaatggcagaacccacgagaagcctgggacgagtttcttacGCATACCatgggacggcag gatgaaagcatggatgcagtatgctggacgcgatgatctcttga gttctctgagcgtcgcttcaagtagtgactgtgacatggctgcagaagcggCACTGCAAG gacctgcggtagaggcttcaaaaagcggctcccacacattgaggtgccccgatgagcagg gtggcagctcccttgtagctggtgaaagaatttccgctgacttcgtcttgccggagaaaactttaaccagtcattcagctgtcacaaaaggaacttgtgtgaccg gccgctcacaagattgttccgacagcactgtccgaggcactgaacaagcttcacaaaatcctccagaagacgtctccgccaacagctccacgcctgagtgccctagagaaaatagtgactatgcttttattgcagctgtttttaatgtgctattttatgtttag